The following coding sequences lie in one Oscillatoria salina IIICB1 genomic window:
- a CDS encoding ferredoxin--nitrite reductase yields MTQAITPPTKNQKLNKFEKLKAEKDGLAVKDRLDYFAKIGWEAMDKDDLEHRLKWVGVFYRPVTPGKFMLRMRTPNGILSSTQMQVLAEIVQRYGEDGNADITTRQNLQLRGIRLEDIPDIFSRFAEVGLTSVQSGMDNVRNITGSPVAGIDADELIDTRDLVQQVQDMITGNSQGNYEFTNLPRKFNIAIEGGRDNSVHAEINDIAFVPADKDGELGFNVLVGGFFSAKRCDAAIPLKVWVPPNREVVDLCRAILEVYRDNGSRANRQKARMMWLIDEWGIEKFRAEVEKQLGRKLQSAAPEDKIDWEKRDCLGVYQQKQPGLNYVGLHVPVGRLYAQDMFDLARMAEVYGNGEIRLTVEQNVIIPHIPDSRLNDFLAEPLLNKFSIAPKPLARSLISCTGAQFCNFALIETKNRALEIVRILEEELEITQKVRIHWTGCPNSCGQPQVADIGLMGTKVRKDGKTVEGVDIYMGGKVGKDAALGTCVQKGIVCEDLLPVLRHLLIENFGAKSRQT; encoded by the coding sequence GTGACACAGGCAATTACACCACCCACAAAAAACCAAAAGCTGAATAAATTTGAAAAACTTAAAGCCGAAAAAGATGGTTTAGCAGTCAAAGATCGATTAGATTATTTTGCCAAAATCGGTTGGGAAGCAATGGATAAAGACGATTTAGAGCATCGTCTCAAGTGGGTAGGAGTATTTTATCGTCCTGTAACTCCAGGCAAATTTATGCTGAGAATGCGGACTCCTAACGGTATCCTTAGCAGCACTCAAATGCAAGTATTAGCCGAAATAGTACAACGTTATGGCGAAGATGGTAACGCTGACATCACCACCAGACAAAACCTGCAACTGCGAGGAATTCGTTTAGAAGACATTCCCGATATTTTCTCTCGATTTGCCGAAGTTGGTTTAACCAGCGTACAGTCAGGAATGGACAATGTGCGTAACATTACCGGATCTCCTGTCGCGGGAATTGATGCTGACGAATTGATTGACACTCGCGATTTAGTGCAACAAGTCCAGGATATGATTACTGGAAATAGTCAAGGTAACTACGAATTTACTAACTTACCACGTAAATTTAACATTGCCATTGAAGGCGGTCGAGACAATTCCGTTCACGCTGAAATTAACGATATTGCTTTCGTTCCCGCCGATAAAGATGGAGAATTAGGTTTTAACGTCCTAGTTGGTGGTTTCTTTTCTGCTAAACGTTGCGATGCAGCAATTCCTCTTAAGGTTTGGGTTCCACCAAATCGCGAAGTAGTCGATCTTTGCCGCGCCATTTTAGAAGTTTATCGCGACAATGGTTCGCGAGCAAATCGACAAAAAGCTCGGATGATGTGGTTAATTGACGAGTGGGGAATTGAAAAATTCCGTGCTGAAGTCGAGAAGCAGTTGGGAAGAAAGTTACAAAGTGCAGCCCCAGAAGACAAAATTGACTGGGAAAAACGAGATTGTTTGGGTGTTTACCAGCAAAAGCAACCAGGATTAAATTATGTAGGTTTGCACGTTCCCGTCGGTAGATTGTACGCGCAAGATATGTTTGATTTAGCGCGAATGGCGGAAGTATATGGTAATGGCGAAATTCGCTTGACAGTCGAGCAAAATGTCATTATTCCCCATATTCCCGACTCTCGTTTGAATGACTTTTTAGCCGAACCTTTATTAAATAAGTTTTCCATCGCACCGAAACCGCTAGCGCGATCGCTAATTTCTTGTACTGGCGCTCAATTTTGTAATTTTGCTTTGATCGAAACGAAAAATCGCGCCTTAGAAATAGTTCGTATTTTGGAAGAAGAGTTAGAAATAACTCAAAAAGTTCGCATTCACTGGACTGGTTGTCCCAATTCTTGCGGTCAACCACAAGTTGCCGATATCGGTTTAATGGGAACTAAAGTGCGTAAAGATGGTAAAACTGTTGAAGGTGTAGATATTTATATGGGTGGCAAAGTTGGTAAAGATGCTGCACTGGGAACTTGCGTGCAAAAAGGTATTGTCTGTGAGGATCTTTTACCAGTTTTGCGCCATTTGCTCATTGAAAATTTTGGTGCTAAATCTCGGCAAACTTAG
- a CDS encoding MFS transporter translates to MLKELWSFRDRYKILHMTWFAFFLSFVVWFNFAPFATAIQEDLGLAPEQIKTIAICNVALTVPARIIIGMLLDRFGPKLTYSLLLMYAAIPCLAFAAAQNFSQLVISRLALSIVGAGFVIGIRMVAEWFPPKEIGLAEGIYGGWGNFGSAAAAFTLPSIALFLTFGSGNLLNWRMAIALTGIVAAVYGALYYFSVEDTPPGKVYQRPNRQGGLEVTTVKDFWFLMLMNVPLVGILAVLAWRLAKIGFFDTTGLTITLLALLGLYLFQAYKCWDVNKDLLMGKKRYPPEDRYKFSQVAMLELTYLVNFGSELAVVSMLPAFFELTFGLSKPAAGMIAASYAFMNLMSRPGGGLISDTLGSRKWTMTVLTGCMGIGYLLMGTVTGGWWLPGAVLLTMACSFFVQAGEGSTFAIVPLIKRRVTGQVAGNVGAYGNVGAVAYLTIYSLLPEGDVGNRVFFQVLGITALIITFLCWFFLKEPKNSFAEHHEGDEPELPVPPVPTLADEQTY, encoded by the coding sequence ATGCTCAAAGAATTATGGTCATTTCGCGATAGATATAAAATCTTACACATGACCTGGTTTGCATTCTTTCTCTCGTTTGTAGTGTGGTTTAACTTTGCCCCATTCGCCACAGCAATTCAGGAAGACTTAGGATTAGCACCAGAGCAAATCAAAACAATTGCTATTTGTAATGTGGCTTTAACAGTACCAGCCCGGATTATTATTGGGATGCTGTTAGACCGTTTCGGACCGAAACTAACTTATTCATTACTACTAATGTATGCGGCAATTCCTTGTCTTGCCTTTGCCGCCGCCCAAAATTTCAGCCAATTAGTAATTAGTCGCTTGGCGTTAAGTATAGTGGGTGCGGGTTTTGTAATTGGTATCCGCATGGTTGCTGAGTGGTTTCCCCCCAAAGAAATTGGTTTAGCTGAAGGAATTTATGGTGGTTGGGGTAACTTTGGTTCCGCAGCAGCAGCATTTACCTTACCCTCGATCGCCTTATTTCTAACTTTCGGTTCAGGAAATCTACTGAATTGGCGGATGGCGATCGCGCTAACAGGTATCGTCGCGGCTGTTTATGGTGCGCTTTACTACTTTAGTGTCGAAGATACTCCTCCAGGCAAAGTTTATCAAAGACCCAACCGTCAAGGCGGTTTAGAAGTTACGACTGTAAAAGACTTCTGGTTTTTGATGCTGATGAATGTACCTCTAGTTGGTATTCTCGCTGTTCTCGCTTGGCGTTTAGCGAAAATTGGATTCTTCGATACTACCGGACTAACTATCACTTTGTTAGCATTGCTCGGTTTGTACTTATTCCAAGCTTATAAGTGCTGGGACGTCAACAAAGACCTCTTAATGGGTAAAAAGCGTTATCCTCCTGAAGACCGCTACAAGTTCTCCCAAGTTGCCATGTTAGAGCTAACTTATTTAGTTAATTTTGGTTCAGAATTAGCCGTAGTTTCGATGCTACCAGCATTCTTTGAATTAACCTTTGGCTTAAGCAAACCAGCCGCCGGAATGATTGCTGCTAGCTACGCTTTTATGAACTTGATGTCTCGTCCTGGTGGTGGTTTAATTTCCGACACTTTAGGTAGCCGGAAATGGACAATGACTGTTTTAACAGGCTGCATGGGGATTGGCTATTTGCTGATGGGTACAGTGACAGGTGGTTGGTGGCTACCTGGTGCGGTATTACTGACAATGGCTTGTTCGTTCTTTGTCCAAGCAGGTGAAGGTTCAACCTTTGCGATCGTTCCTCTAATTAAGCGGCGCGTCACTGGTCAAGTTGCTGGTAACGTTGGTGCTTATGGAAACGTCGGTGCAGTAGCTTACCTCACAATTTATAGTTTGTTACCTGAAGGTGATGTTGGCAACCGCGTCTTTTTCCAAGTTCTCGGAATTACGGCTTTGATTATTACTTTCCTCTGCTGGTTTTTCCTCAAAGAACCGAAAAATTCCTTCGCCGAACATCATGAAGGTGATGAACCAGAATTGCCAGTACCACCAGTACCAACTCTTGCAGACGAGCAAACCTACTAA
- a CDS encoding molybdopterin oxidoreductase family protein, translating into MTDSTKTLCPYCGVGCGLEVSPPAQPGKATNRDSQGNPIWQVRGDRAHPSSKGMVCVKGATVSESLDKSRLKYPMMRDSLDEPFRRVSWDEALDRIVNHLQTVRFTYGPSAICMYGSGQFQTEDYYVAQKLLKGCLGTNNFDANSRLCMSSAVAGYIQSFGSDGPPCCYDDLEETDCAFLIGTNTAECHPIIFNRLAKYHKKNRKVKMVVVDPRRTDTAAKADLHLAIKPGTDIDLFNGIAHLLMRWGAIDTYFIDECTKDFPAYAEIIQHYPPELVARRCGIRLDDLEKAARYWAEADKVLSLWSMGLNQSSEGTAKVRTLINLHLMTAQIGKPGCGPFSLTGQPNAMGGREAGGLANLLPGYRQVKNPQHRAEVERFWGLPSGRIPSENGLNAWEMITGLETGDVQFLWVAATNPAVSMPDINRTKAALLKSPFTVYQEAYYPTETAAYAHVLLPAKQWSEKTGIMTNSERRVTLCPAFHQPPGEARADWEVLAEVGRRLGFTEEFAFASSADVYAEFVQLTRGQLCDMTGLSHEFLAKYGPQQWPFPEGSEPTTESKRLYTDWRFKTADGRARFGAFHSRGLAEPPDSDYPFVLTTGRLYGHWHTQTRTGRIEKITKMHPNPFLEVHPRDASKLGVEDGCLVEVRSRRGLSRLPVKVTKAIAPGTVFVPMHWGELWAQDAEANALTHPESCPYSKQPELKACAVQIVPVTAELDSLPAEEKLTPVNKLLSLVVGASES; encoded by the coding sequence ATGACTGATTCTACGAAAACACTTTGTCCTTACTGTGGTGTCGGCTGCGGGTTGGAAGTTTCTCCTCCAGCCCAACCAGGAAAAGCTACCAATCGAGATAGTCAAGGAAATCCAATTTGGCAAGTGAGAGGCGATCGCGCTCATCCCTCTAGTAAAGGTATGGTTTGTGTTAAGGGTGCGACTGTTAGCGAATCTCTCGACAAAAGCCGCCTGAAATATCCGATGATGCGCGATTCTTTAGATGAGCCATTTCGCCGCGTTAGTTGGGATGAAGCTTTAGATAGAATCGTCAATCATTTGCAAACTGTTCGCTTTACTTACGGTCCGTCAGCAATTTGTATGTACGGTTCCGGTCAATTTCAAACTGAAGATTACTACGTTGCTCAGAAATTGCTCAAAGGTTGTCTCGGTACAAATAACTTTGATGCTAATTCTCGCTTATGTATGTCTTCAGCCGTAGCGGGTTATATTCAAAGTTTCGGTTCTGATGGTCCTCCTTGTTGCTACGATGACCTCGAAGAAACTGATTGTGCGTTTCTGATTGGGACAAATACGGCTGAGTGTCACCCGATTATTTTTAATCGCTTGGCTAAGTATCACAAAAAGAATCGTAAGGTAAAAATGGTTGTCGTCGATCCCCGACGCACGGATACGGCGGCAAAAGCGGATTTGCATTTAGCTATTAAACCAGGTACGGATATCGACCTTTTTAACGGTATCGCTCATTTGCTCATGCGTTGGGGTGCAATTGACACTTATTTTATTGATGAGTGTACGAAGGATTTTCCTGCTTATGCTGAGATCATTCAACATTATCCACCGGAACTGGTTGCTCGTCGTTGCGGTATTCGTTTGGATGATTTGGAAAAAGCGGCTCGTTATTGGGCTGAGGCTGATAAAGTTCTCTCTCTGTGGTCGATGGGCTTGAATCAGTCGAGTGAAGGAACGGCGAAGGTACGCACGTTAATTAATCTGCATTTGATGACTGCTCAAATTGGTAAACCTGGGTGTGGACCTTTTTCTCTCACAGGTCAACCAAATGCAATGGGTGGTAGAGAAGCCGGGGGATTGGCTAATTTGTTACCAGGCTATCGTCAGGTGAAAAATCCTCAACATCGCGCTGAAGTTGAACGGTTTTGGGGTTTACCTTCGGGTCGCATTCCGAGCGAAAATGGACTTAATGCTTGGGAAATGATTACTGGTTTGGAAACTGGAGATGTCCAATTTCTCTGGGTTGCAGCGACTAATCCGGCGGTGAGTATGCCCGATATCAATCGTACCAAAGCAGCTTTGCTCAAGTCGCCTTTTACGGTGTATCAGGAAGCTTATTATCCCACGGAAACGGCTGCTTATGCTCATGTTTTGCTACCTGCGAAGCAGTGGAGTGAGAAGACGGGAATTATGACTAATTCTGAACGTCGAGTTACCTTGTGTCCAGCTTTTCACCAACCCCCAGGTGAAGCGAGGGCAGATTGGGAAGTTTTGGCGGAAGTTGGTCGTCGCTTAGGTTTTACTGAAGAGTTTGCTTTTGCTAGTTCGGCTGATGTTTATGCTGAGTTTGTGCAATTGACGCGGGGACAATTGTGCGATATGACTGGACTTAGCCACGAGTTCTTGGCGAAATATGGTCCGCAACAGTGGCCCTTTCCAGAAGGTTCCGAACCGACAACGGAAAGTAAGCGTTTGTATACTGATTGGCGGTTTAAGACTGCTGATGGACGGGCGCGATTTGGGGCTTTCCACTCGCGGGGATTGGCAGAACCACCCGATTCTGATTATCCTTTTGTCTTGACAACGGGACGACTTTATGGTCACTGGCACACCCAAACTCGCACGGGTAGAATTGAGAAAATTACGAAGATGCACCCAAATCCGTTTTTAGAGGTTCATCCTCGCGATGCGAGTAAGTTGGGTGTTGAAGATGGTTGTTTGGTGGAAGTGCGATCGCGTCGCGGTCTGAGTCGTTTACCTGTTAAAGTAACTAAAGCGATCGCTCCGGGTACAGTTTTTGTCCCGATGCACTGGGGCGAACTTTGGGCGCAGGATGCTGAAGCTAATGCTTTGACTCACCCTGAATCTTGTCCCTATTCTAAGCAACCCGAATTGAAGGCTTGTGCAGTACAGATTGTACCTGTTACAGCAGAGTTAGATTCTCTTCCCGCCGAGGAAAAGTTAACTCCAGTTAATAAGTTACTTTCTTTAGTTGTGGGCGCAAGCGAAAGTTAA
- a CDS encoding nitrate reductase associated protein: protein MSKFFDFEADFVDSLRCIPMQVRYKLDTCGVKLKLNHWHQFSEEERRTLVEIPCQTESEARGYREYLQNLVTRYTGSEAKELAIAEHPPWLDGETVPTDTQIKAQEFGVAIAPQQWANLTPLQRFALIKLSRPSHENKNFYPALKEFHLI from the coding sequence ATGAGTAAATTTTTTGACTTTGAAGCCGATTTTGTCGATTCTCTGCGCTGCATTCCCATGCAAGTGCGTTATAAACTAGATACTTGTGGCGTGAAACTGAAGCTAAACCATTGGCATCAATTCAGCGAAGAAGAACGACGGACATTAGTCGAAATCCCTTGTCAGACTGAATCAGAAGCCAGAGGATATCGAGAATATTTACAAAATTTAGTCACAAGATATACAGGTAGCGAAGCCAAAGAACTAGCGATTGCCGAACATCCTCCCTGGTTAGATGGGGAGACAGTACCCACTGATACCCAAATTAAAGCACAAGAATTCGGAGTAGCGATCGCCCCCCAACAATGGGCAAATTTAACTCCCCTCCAACGCTTCGCTTTAATTAAACTTTCTCGCCCTTCCCACGAAAACAAAAACTTTTATCCTGCCCTCAAAGAATTCCACTTGATTTAA
- a CDS encoding sensor histidine kinase: MINSFLVNYFIPHGHCYLWKTGLVGLHTSSDALISLAYFLIPLELIYIVKKRQDIPFDWVFMLFSSFIICCGITHVMEIWTLWHPNYWLSGYLKAVTAVVSLCTAWVVVELIPKVLAIPSPEQLKRANLALENEIKERKQIQEKLSQLTSELEERVQQRTAELERANKLLQQENKERSLAEEALRQSEYRLQQKAEELAITLQELQQAEAQLVQSEKMTSLGQMVAGIAHEINNPINFIYANIPPINEYTKNFLELIELYQKHYPQPVAEIAEKIEEIELDFIAKDVGKIVNSIKIGSERIRGIIKSLRTFSRLDESEKKEIEIHEGIDSTLMLLQHRIKENSHCSAIEIIKNYGELPLVECYASKINQVLMNIFSNAIDALEEKQRKMKANTEYNSLEANFSPRIEISTNVVENTWVQIEITDNGIGISPDVCQKIYDPFYTTKPVGYGTGLGLAISYQIINNEHRGILTCVSELEKETKFIIKIPLNTSKKKVNNFCS, encoded by the coding sequence ATGATTAATTCTTTTTTAGTAAATTATTTTATACCTCACGGTCATTGCTATTTGTGGAAAACCGGACTTGTAGGTCTACATACTAGCTCAGATGCTTTAATTAGTTTAGCTTATTTTTTGATACCTCTTGAGTTAATTTACATTGTCAAGAAGCGCCAAGACATACCTTTTGATTGGGTATTTATGCTCTTTAGTTCTTTTATTATTTGTTGTGGAATTACTCACGTCATGGAAATTTGGACGCTTTGGCATCCTAATTATTGGCTTTCAGGTTATCTCAAAGCAGTCACAGCAGTTGTTTCACTTTGTACTGCTTGGGTGGTTGTAGAATTGATTCCTAAAGTTTTAGCAATTCCCAGTCCCGAACAACTAAAAAGGGCAAATTTAGCTCTGGAAAACGAAATTAAAGAGCGAAAACAAATTCAGGAAAAATTGAGTCAACTAACCTCAGAATTAGAAGAAAGAGTACAACAAAGAACGGCAGAATTAGAAAGAGCAAATAAACTCTTGCAACAGGAAAATAAAGAACGCTCCTTAGCAGAAGAAGCTTTACGTCAATCGGAATACAGACTTCAGCAAAAAGCTGAAGAACTGGCGATTACGCTCCAAGAACTCCAACAAGCAGAAGCTCAATTAGTGCAGAGTGAAAAAATGACATCTCTAGGGCAGATGGTAGCAGGTATTGCCCACGAAATCAACAATCCTATCAATTTTATTTATGCCAATATTCCACCAATTAACGAATATACCAAAAATTTTTTAGAATTAATTGAACTATATCAAAAACATTATCCTCAACCTGTTGCTGAAATTGCCGAAAAAATTGAAGAAATAGAACTAGATTTTATTGCCAAGGACGTTGGCAAAATTGTTAATTCTATCAAAATTGGCTCGGAAAGAATTAGAGGAATTATTAAATCTTTACGCACTTTTTCTCGTTTAGATGAATCAGAAAAGAAAGAAATAGAAATTCATGAGGGAATTGACAGTACATTAATGCTTTTGCAGCATCGAATTAAAGAAAACTCTCATTGTTCAGCAATTGAAATCATTAAAAATTATGGCGAATTACCATTAGTTGAGTGTTATGCAAGTAAAATCAATCAGGTATTGATGAATATTTTTAGTAATGCCATCGATGCGTTAGAAGAAAAGCAAAGAAAAATGAAAGCCAATACAGAGTATAATTCGTTAGAAGCAAATTTTTCTCCACGAATTGAAATTAGTACCAACGTAGTTGAAAATACGTGGGTACAAATTGAGATTACTGATAATGGTATTGGTATTAGTCCGGACGTTTGCCAAAAAATTTACGATCCATTTTATACAACTAAACCTGTAGGTTATGGAACTGGATTAGGTTTAGCAATTTCTTATCAAATTATTAACAACGAGCATCGAGGAATTTTAACGTGTGTTTCGGAACTAGAAAAAGAAACTAAATTTATTATTAAAATTCCTCTTAATACTAGCAAGAAAAAAGTTAACAACTTTTGCTCTTAA
- a CDS encoding MFS transporter, giving the protein MNFLQNFNLPLRFWIAASVAFINSVTFTIIIPIIYPYARTFGLNDFQASLLVSVFPISKFIATPVLGKLSDYFGRKPVLVVSLLGTVIANIIAAFTSWAWLLFVARIFDGLTGGNISIARAVISDTTSKEERAKAFGIFGACFRLGVVAGPTLSYIAQNLPTVPGVSSLGMSFLVASGIASIATSLVLFFLPETAPPAKQENNNFSLNWRDLGFGQLLKFNLTRQFGDLFLITFLIGFTFTIFAFAFQPFLLNVLNQKEQTIAILFALIGLFGVITEIFFLEPLNQKFKIIYILGVALLARGIVFLLMPTFPEIVIFFILAAFLGVTNAFPRPLVTSILSTKTKEAEQGEILGVNTSYFSISQALGPATAGLLVDYFGYRSSFWVTGVITILAGFFAFTINPEKGSKN; this is encoded by the coding sequence ATGAATTTTTTGCAAAACTTTAATCTCCCGCTCCGGTTTTGGATTGCTGCCTCAGTTGCTTTTATCAATTCAGTTACTTTTACTATTATTATTCCCATCATTTATCCCTATGCAAGAACATTTGGCTTAAATGATTTTCAGGCAAGTTTGTTAGTCAGTGTTTTCCCGATCTCTAAATTTATTGCTACACCAGTTTTAGGCAAACTATCTGACTATTTTGGGCGCAAACCAGTATTAGTAGTTAGTCTCCTCGGAACCGTAATTGCTAATATCATTGCTGCTTTCACTTCTTGGGCTTGGCTATTGTTTGTCGCCCGCATTTTTGATGGTTTGACAGGTGGAAATATATCCATCGCTCGCGCTGTAATTAGCGATACTACTAGTAAGGAAGAACGAGCCAAAGCTTTTGGCATTTTTGGCGCTTGTTTTCGCTTAGGTGTTGTTGCAGGTCCAACCTTAAGTTACATAGCTCAAAATTTACCCACAGTTCCTGGAGTTTCTTCTTTAGGAATGAGTTTTTTAGTAGCATCAGGTATTGCCTCAATCGCTACTTCTTTAGTTTTATTTTTCTTACCAGAAACCGCTCCTCCCGCCAAACAAGAAAACAATAACTTTTCTTTAAATTGGCGCGATTTGGGTTTTGGTCAACTGCTTAAATTTAATTTAACTCGGCAATTTGGCGATCTATTTTTGATAACTTTTTTAATTGGTTTTACCTTTACAATTTTCGCCTTCGCCTTTCAACCATTTTTGCTTAATGTTCTTAACCAAAAAGAACAAACTATCGCAATTTTATTTGCTCTAATTGGCTTATTTGGTGTAATCACTGAAATTTTCTTCTTAGAACCTCTCAATCAAAAATTTAAAATTATCTATATTCTTGGCGTAGCTTTGCTAGCACGAGGCATAGTTTTTCTCCTCATGCCAACTTTTCCAGAAATTGTCATCTTTTTTATTTTAGCTGCCTTCTTAGGAGTAACTAATGCTTTCCCGAGACCTCTAGTTACATCAATTTTGTCAACAAAAACAAAAGAGGCAGAACAAGGAGAAATTTTAGGAGTTAATACCTCTTATTTTAGTATTTCTCAAGCTTTAGGTCCCGCTACAGCCGGACTATTAGTAGATTATTTTGGCTATCGATCTTCTTTCTGGGTAACTGGCGTAATTACAATCCTAGCAGGATTTTTTGCTTTTACTATTAACCCGGAAAAAGGTTCAAAAAATTAA
- a CDS encoding 3'(2'),5'-bisphosphate nucleotidase — translation MLQIEKQVAIAAARSAAALCEQVRAQQDEQTIQKTDRSPVTIADFGCQAAICQALQTNFPDDPVVAEEDAAMLKQQSNHSRWLQITEYVKTLIPAATPEDVAVWIDRGNGQVARRYWTLDPIDGTKGFIRGDRYAIALALIEDGEVRLGVLACPSLPFNPEQPTQDRGVLFVAVRGEGTEMISLNSDRSISIRVNQWQDGEKLRLIESVESAHSDRSKHHALAAQLGITQTFLQMDSQAKYGAVARGQADLYLRIPRPEKISRRENIWDHAAGAIVVTEAGGKVTDLDGKNLDFSLGAKLSNNRGIVASNGAIHNQVLGILAKMQT, via the coding sequence ATGTTGCAAATTGAAAAACAGGTTGCGATCGCGGCTGCTCGTTCGGCTGCTGCTCTTTGCGAGCAAGTTCGCGCTCAACAAGACGAGCAAACTATCCAAAAAACAGACCGCTCTCCGGTCACTATAGCCGACTTTGGTTGTCAAGCAGCGATCTGTCAAGCTTTGCAAACAAATTTTCCTGATGACCCGGTAGTAGCGGAAGAAGATGCGGCGATGTTAAAGCAGCAGTCGAATCACTCTCGCTGGCTGCAAATAACTGAATATGTCAAAACTCTGATTCCTGCTGCTACACCAGAGGATGTGGCTGTCTGGATCGATCGCGGTAATGGTCAAGTTGCTCGTCGTTACTGGACTTTAGACCCCATTGATGGTACGAAAGGATTTATTCGCGGCGATCGGTATGCGATCGCTTTAGCCTTGATTGAGGACGGTGAGGTTAGATTAGGTGTTCTTGCTTGTCCGAGTTTACCTTTCAATCCCGAACAACCAACTCAAGATCGAGGCGTTTTATTCGTTGCTGTCCGAGGTGAAGGGACAGAGATGATTTCCCTGAATAGCGATCGGTCGATTTCGATACGAGTAAATCAATGGCAAGATGGGGAAAAATTACGTTTAATTGAAAGTGTTGAATCAGCCCACAGCGATCGCTCGAAACATCACGCGCTTGCCGCTCAACTCGGGATTACTCAAACTTTTTTACAAATGGATTCTCAGGCTAAATATGGTGCAGTAGCGCGAGGACAAGCTGATTTATATTTGCGTATTCCGCGACCCGAAAAAATTTCGCGACGAGAAAATATTTGGGATCATGCGGCGGGCGCGATCGTAGTTACTGAAGCTGGGGGAAAAGTCACCGACCTTGACGGTAAAAATTTAGACTTTTCTTTAGGAGCGAAATTAAGTAATAATCGCGGAATTGTTGCTAGCAATGGCGCAATTCATAATCAAGTTTTAGGTATCTTAGCAAAAATGCAAACTTAA
- a CDS encoding TIGR04376 family protein, with protein MGIFDDLSRFLETRLEEFLRNNPHLELQALEEQLKEQEKDTLRLIIDLQKQEKSLQEEILAIAKDIQIWHARIDKAKAAGRLDLAQAAQEREAALLRQGNQRWGQMEGLKKRIVQAKELVRQIQQRQQEVKTKAAEAQAAQTAANASTWETSGWNQGYTTTNSYRQVADPLEAQFQRWEMDEELEQMKRNMGR; from the coding sequence ATGGGAATATTTGATGATTTAAGTCGGTTTCTGGAAACTAGACTAGAGGAATTTTTGCGTAATAATCCTCATTTAGAGCTACAAGCCCTAGAGGAACAACTCAAAGAACAAGAAAAAGACACCTTGCGCTTGATTATTGATTTACAGAAGCAAGAAAAAAGTTTGCAAGAGGAAATTTTGGCGATCGCTAAAGATATCCAAATTTGGCACGCTCGCATTGACAAAGCCAAAGCTGCTGGTAGACTCGATTTGGCTCAAGCTGCACAAGAACGAGAAGCTGCTCTCCTACGCCAAGGAAATCAACGTTGGGGACAAATGGAAGGCTTAAAAAAGCGTATTGTTCAAGCTAAGGAATTGGTGCGTCAAATTCAGCAACGACAGCAAGAAGTGAAAACTAAGGCGGCTGAAGCCCAAGCTGCTCAAACTGCTGCGAATGCTTCTACCTGGGAAACTTCTGGTTGGAACCAAGGATATACTACCACCAACAGTTACCGTCAAGTTGCCGATCCCCTCGAAGCTCAGTTTCAACGCTGGGAAATGGATGAAGAGTTAGAACAAATGAAACGCAATATGGGGCGCTAG